The Sulfolobus acidocaldarius DSM 639 genome has a window encoding:
- a CDS encoding exosome complex RNA-binding protein Csl4: MKNQGELLLPGEELSVIEEFTTGEGTYEFNGTVYSSVVGKAFYDMINRKVNSIGFKKPGILSLKKSKYVLGIVVGIKEDSAIINIQSLEDKSLVTTLSGYIHISQISSKYLNTISDAMRVGDIIRAKPINYIIPVPLTIKQRDLGVISAKCSICGSPLQRQDEEHLKCPDCGNIETRKLAFTVKKGGN; this comes from the coding sequence TTGAAGAATCAAGGAGAATTGCTTTTGCCAGGAGAGGAACTGAGTGTAATTGAGGAGTTCACAACCGGTGAAGGAACTTATGAGTTTAATGGTACCGTTTACTCAAGCGTTGTAGGTAAAGCTTTCTATGATATGATAAACAGGAAAGTTAACTCCATTGGATTCAAAAAACCGGGTATTCTATCACTAAAGAAGAGTAAATATGTTCTTGGAATAGTGGTAGGAATTAAAGAGGATTCAGCTATAATTAACATTCAGAGTTTAGAGGATAAGTCATTAGTAACTACCCTGAGCGGTTACATACACATCTCACAAATATCTAGCAAGTATCTGAACACTATTTCAGATGCCATGAGAGTTGGTGATATCATAAGAGCTAAACCAATAAACTACATTATTCCGGTTCCTTTAACGATCAAACAGAGAGACTTGGGAGTGATCTCTGCTAAGTGCTCAATCTGTGGAAGTCCCTTACAGAGGCAAGACGAAGAACATTTAAAATGCCCAGACTGTGGAAATATTGAGACAAGAAAACTGGCATTTACGGTGAAGAAAGGTGGAAATTAA
- a CDS encoding transcription factor S yields MKFCPKCGSMMMPRKENGKTVYKCSKCGYIDTENQKEAKITTVIKHSAKEKTLVLESDMPKTGVQLTRGISCPSCGNDEAYFWILQTRSADEPATRFYKCTKCGKVWREYE; encoded by the coding sequence ATGAAGTTCTGTCCAAAATGTGGTTCTATGATGATGCCTAGAAAGGAGAATGGTAAAACCGTATACAAATGCTCTAAATGCGGATATATAGACACGGAGAATCAGAAAGAAGCTAAAATAACAACTGTGATTAAGCACTCTGCAAAGGAAAAGACACTTGTGTTAGAAAGTGATATGCCAAAAACAGGAGTGCAATTAACTAGAGGAATATCCTGTCCTTCTTGCGGAAATGATGAAGCGTACTTTTGGATACTACAAACAAGGAGTGCTGATGAACCAGCTACAAGATTTTATAAATGCACTAAGTGCGGTAAGGTATGGCGTGAATATGAATAA
- a CDS encoding Glu/Leu/Phe/Val family dehydrogenase — MNSSAVEETLSSNLYVQQVKKLYNVGKILGLNEDVLDTLAQPERVIQVKIEIKGKDGQVRTFMGWRSQHNSALGPYKGGVRYHPNVTQDEVVALSMMMTWKNALLLLPYGGGKGGIRVDPSKLTQDELEQLSRRYVGALYKYIGSDIDIPAPDVNTNPQTMAWYVDEYIKITGRADYAAFTGKPIELGGLPARIYSTGLGVATTARLAAEKVLGGIEGARVLIQGFGNVGSFTAKFLEEMGAKIVGISDIKGGVINYNGIDVKKALEVKDNTGSVFNYPDGKKVTNEEFLVSDCDILIPAAIENVIHKFNAPKVKAKLIVEGANGPLTADADVVMKDRGIMVVPDILANAGGVVGSYVEWANNKMGEIMDEEEARKLIVSRMERAFDYVYTKYNKLGDQDMRTAAMAMAIERVVNAMKVRGKL, encoded by the coding sequence ATGAATTCTTCTGCGGTAGAGGAAACTTTATCCTCTAATTTATATGTGCAACAGGTAAAGAAACTGTATAATGTTGGTAAAATTTTAGGTTTAAATGAAGATGTTTTAGATACTCTAGCTCAACCTGAAAGAGTTATTCAGGTTAAGATTGAAATAAAAGGTAAGGACGGTCAAGTAAGAACTTTTATGGGTTGGAGATCTCAGCATAACAGTGCCCTTGGTCCCTATAAGGGCGGTGTAAGGTATCATCCAAATGTTACTCAGGACGAGGTAGTTGCTTTATCTATGATGATGACTTGGAAGAATGCTCTGCTTTTGTTACCCTATGGAGGAGGAAAAGGAGGTATAAGAGTGGATCCATCAAAACTAACGCAAGATGAGCTAGAGCAACTATCACGAAGATATGTGGGTGCTTTGTACAAATACATAGGTAGTGATATTGATATTCCCGCACCTGATGTTAATACAAACCCTCAAACAATGGCTTGGTATGTAGATGAATACATTAAGATTACAGGAAGAGCGGATTATGCAGCATTTACAGGAAAACCCATCGAATTAGGAGGCTTACCCGCAAGAATTTACAGTACAGGTCTGGGTGTAGCTACAACAGCCAGACTCGCAGCTGAGAAAGTATTAGGTGGCATAGAGGGAGCTAGAGTACTAATTCAGGGCTTTGGTAACGTAGGTAGTTTCACTGCAAAGTTCTTAGAGGAAATGGGTGCTAAAATCGTTGGTATAAGCGACATAAAGGGAGGAGTGATAAACTACAACGGAATAGATGTAAAGAAAGCGCTAGAGGTTAAGGATAACACAGGAAGCGTATTTAATTATCCAGATGGTAAGAAAGTCACAAATGAGGAGTTCTTAGTAAGTGACTGTGATATCCTCATTCCAGCTGCTATAGAGAATGTAATTCACAAGTTTAATGCTCCAAAAGTAAAGGCAAAGTTGATAGTTGAAGGTGCAAATGGTCCGTTAACAGCTGACGCTGATGTAGTAATGAAGGACAGGGGAATCATGGTAGTCCCTGATATTTTAGCTAATGCAGGAGGCGTAGTTGGAAGCTATGTTGAATGGGCTAATAACAAAATGGGAGAGATAATGGATGAAGAAGAGGCAAGAAAACTAATAGTTAGCAGAATGGAGAGAGCTTTTGATTACGTATACACCAAATATAATAAGTTAGGAGATCAGGATATGAGAACTGCTGCGATGGCAATGGCAATAGAGAGAGTAGTAAATGCAATGAAAGTTAGAGGAAAATTATGA
- a CDS encoding TIGR00304 family membrane protein, producing MSTDILSAIGLTIIFVGLVLVIVGIVSGIIKSSKKERNENQREETKTEYGGVIFIGPIPIVFGSNKDMAKMALIIGVIMVVLIIAFVVLSYVV from the coding sequence ATGAGCACTGATATCCTCTCTGCTATAGGATTAACAATAATATTCGTAGGTTTAGTACTCGTTATTGTAGGAATTGTTAGTGGAATAATAAAGAGTTCTAAAAAAGAGAGGAATGAGAATCAGAGAGAGGAGACAAAAACAGAATATGGTGGAGTTATTTTTATAGGTCCAATTCCTATCGTATTCGGAAGTAATAAGGATATGGCGAAAATGGCATTAATAATAGGTGTTATAATGGTTGTACTTATCATTGCATTTGTAGTTTTAAGTTATGTAGTCTGA
- a CDS encoding CoA-binding protein — protein MVDEEKVIEEVLRKYKNIATIGFSKDPSKPAHEVPRFLISKGYNVIPVNPTVNEILGRKSYKSILDIPEKIEVVEVFRPSSEVPKIVDEVLERVKMKGDVKVIWLQEGIRHDEAAEKARKAGLVVIQDRCMYKEYVKKIGS, from the coding sequence ATGGTAGACGAGGAGAAAGTAATAGAAGAAGTATTAAGGAAATATAAAAATATTGCAACTATAGGATTTTCCAAGGATCCGTCAAAGCCCGCTCATGAAGTTCCCAGATTCTTAATAAGTAAAGGATATAACGTAATTCCCGTAAACCCTACAGTTAATGAGATACTCGGAAGAAAAAGCTACAAATCAATTCTCGATATACCAGAGAAAATAGAAGTGGTTGAAGTATTTAGACCTTCAAGTGAGGTCCCAAAAATAGTTGATGAAGTGTTGGAGAGAGTGAAGATGAAAGGAGATGTTAAAGTGATATGGCTGCAAGAAGGGATTAGACATGATGAAGCAGCTGAGAAGGCTAGGAAAGCAGGTTTAGTAGTTATTCAGGACAGATGTATGTATAAAGAATATGTCAAGAAAATAGGTAGCTAA
- a CDS encoding winged helix-turn-helix domain-containing protein produces the protein MELSLSLPTKRVYYYVLKSKNGVTIRQIQEDLGFSSTSAVRYHVKKLVAAGLVEETLEGKIVPRKVILDDDYMLLFNNILPKSVFFASFFLTSFFIIIFLISSHELALEVFSAIVVLIGGIVFVVDAIKRHMRFTRIQLDEE, from the coding sequence ATGGAGCTTTCATTATCATTACCTACAAAGAGAGTCTACTATTATGTGCTGAAGAGTAAGAACGGTGTTACAATACGGCAAATACAAGAGGATCTAGGTTTCTCCTCAACAAGTGCTGTAAGATATCATGTGAAAAAACTCGTTGCTGCTGGTTTAGTCGAGGAAACATTGGAAGGAAAGATAGTGCCTAGAAAAGTAATTCTTGATGACGATTATATGTTGCTTTTTAACAATATCTTACCTAAAAGTGTATTCTTTGCCTCTTTCTTCCTTACCTCATTTTTCATCATAATATTTCTCATTTCCTCACATGAGCTTGCATTAGAAGTATTTTCAGCCATAGTAGTGCTTATTGGCGGAATAGTTTTCGTTGTAGATGCAATTAAAAGACACATGAGATTTACAAGAATACAGTTAGATGAGGAGTAA
- a CDS encoding metal-dependent transcriptional regulator, translating to MKLSRRELIYLVAVRKYNDQGKQAKLSWIARDLKISPASAFEELQHLEKKGFIEKKKEGISITETGIKAIEELVRAHRILEYLLVEMGFSKDEACQFTREFDFAVPKEIIDKLYEYLGKPGKCPHGETIPSY from the coding sequence GTGAAGCTTTCTAGGCGTGAATTAATATATCTAGTAGCTGTCAGGAAATATAACGATCAGGGTAAACAAGCCAAATTAAGCTGGATAGCTAGAGATTTAAAAATCTCTCCTGCAAGCGCCTTTGAAGAGCTTCAGCACCTTGAAAAGAAGGGGTTCATAGAGAAGAAAAAGGAGGGAATCTCTATTACAGAGACAGGGATTAAAGCTATTGAGGAACTAGTTAGGGCTCACAGGATATTAGAGTATTTATTGGTAGAAATGGGTTTTTCCAAAGATGAGGCGTGCCAGTTTACCAGGGAGTTTGACTTCGCTGTTCCAAAGGAAATTATTGATAAACTTTATGAGTATTTAGGAAAACCGGGCAAGTGCCCACACGGTGAGACAATACCTTCATATTAA
- a CDS encoding aldehyde dehydrogenase family protein — translation MAFVNERTYQKYLEEGREEEFHKEFDKAVNELSSGIGKEYPLIIGKREIRTNEKIIVTVSFNSDLRLGIFQKATENELNEAIETAENAYKEWQYSDWKDRVEIAMRAAELMARHKFALAATITFENGKNRYEAMAEVDETIDYLRYYAYLLEENRGYIREMESRIYKNEKGYSVMRPYGTWFVVSPFNFPLAITATMTLGSVLTGNTAIVKPSSDTPLSAYNLIQILRRAGLPDGVVNYLTGKGSEIVTPALKSKRIAGLAFTGSKDVGHKLAKDFLDVDTRPIVMELGGKNAVIVTDKANIDKAVEGVFRGAFGFGGQKCSASSRIYVETNVYDTFLNKLVNRTKEAIIGDPTKKETFLGPLINSDAVSKYVKFVEEAKKGGGEILYGGEVIDVKRRLVKPTIVSNLPLSHWLWKTELFVPIILVTKIGSLEEGVKLANDVEYGLTAGIFSEDQKEIEYFFNKIEAGVVYANRMVGATTGAMPGVQPFGGWKHSGWTGKNAGGPYYLLSFMREQARTMYT, via the coding sequence ATGGCATTTGTAAACGAGAGAACGTATCAGAAGTACTTAGAAGAAGGGAGAGAAGAGGAATTTCACAAGGAATTCGACAAGGCTGTAAATGAATTATCATCGGGAATAGGAAAGGAATATCCATTAATTATAGGTAAAAGGGAGATAAGGACTAATGAAAAAATAATTGTCACGGTCTCCTTTAATTCTGATTTAAGGTTAGGAATATTCCAGAAAGCAACTGAGAATGAGCTTAACGAAGCCATAGAAACTGCAGAAAATGCCTATAAGGAGTGGCAATATTCAGACTGGAAAGACAGGGTAGAGATTGCTATGAGAGCTGCTGAGTTAATGGCAAGACACAAATTCGCTCTGGCAGCCACAATTACCTTTGAAAATGGTAAAAATAGGTATGAAGCCATGGCTGAAGTCGACGAGACAATAGATTATCTTAGGTACTACGCCTATTTGTTAGAGGAGAATAGGGGATATATCAGGGAAATGGAGTCAAGAATTTACAAGAACGAGAAAGGATATAGCGTAATGAGACCTTATGGTACATGGTTTGTAGTCTCACCGTTTAATTTTCCTTTAGCAATAACTGCTACCATGACTTTAGGCTCAGTGTTGACTGGTAATACAGCTATTGTAAAGCCTTCGTCAGATACACCGTTATCAGCCTACAACCTAATACAGATTCTGAGAAGAGCAGGGTTACCTGATGGTGTGGTAAATTATTTGACTGGGAAAGGAAGCGAAATCGTTACTCCAGCTCTAAAGAGCAAGAGAATAGCTGGTCTAGCTTTCACAGGATCAAAGGATGTTGGGCATAAACTCGCAAAGGATTTTCTTGATGTAGACACTAGACCTATAGTCATGGAGCTAGGTGGTAAGAATGCTGTCATAGTTACCGATAAGGCAAATATAGACAAGGCTGTGGAAGGCGTATTTAGAGGTGCGTTTGGTTTTGGAGGGCAAAAGTGTAGTGCGAGCTCAAGAATTTATGTTGAAACTAATGTTTATGATACGTTTCTGAACAAGTTAGTGAATAGGACCAAAGAGGCGATTATAGGAGACCCTACAAAGAAGGAGACATTTCTCGGTCCATTAATAAATTCTGATGCGGTATCAAAGTATGTTAAGTTTGTAGAGGAAGCTAAGAAGGGAGGGGGAGAGATTCTGTACGGTGGAGAAGTTATAGATGTGAAGAGACGGTTGGTTAAACCAACCATAGTATCCAATTTACCTCTATCTCATTGGTTATGGAAGACTGAGTTATTTGTACCTATAATTCTAGTTACTAAAATCGGTAGTCTTGAGGAAGGGGTTAAATTAGCAAATGATGTTGAATATGGATTAACTGCCGGAATATTCTCAGAGGATCAGAAAGAGATAGAATATTTCTTTAACAAGATTGAAGCTGGTGTAGTCTATGCAAATAGAATGGTAGGAGCTACTACTGGAGCAATGCCAGGAGTACAGCCATTTGGAGGCTGGAAACATTCAGGATGGACAGGTAAAAATGCTGGAGGACCTTACTATTTACTTTCCTTCATGAGGGAACAAGCAAGGACAATGTATACATAA
- a CDS encoding SDR family oxidoreductase — protein sequence MDLGIKGKKVIVTASSKGIGFATAKRFVEEGAEVIISSHDEKNLILAYEKLKTIGKVHYVTADLTKADDVAKLIDEGYKMLNGLDIFVYNTGSPKPGDLMTLTDEDWRNAFNLLLMSAVVAVREAGKRMEKDGRIILATSFTLKQPMDNLDLSNVVRLSLAGLIKVASRELGPKGILVNGIMQGWTLTDRLKEVVKNRAKNENKTEEQVIDEVTRDIPLRRFGTPEEVANVIIFLASSLATYVNGVLIPVDGGAIRATL from the coding sequence ATAGATCTAGGAATAAAAGGTAAAAAAGTAATTGTAACAGCCTCTAGCAAGGGAATAGGGTTCGCTACAGCAAAGAGGTTTGTTGAAGAGGGTGCAGAGGTAATCATATCTTCACATGATGAAAAGAACCTCATTTTAGCATATGAAAAATTAAAGACTATTGGTAAGGTTCATTATGTTACGGCAGATTTAACCAAGGCTGATGATGTTGCAAAGCTCATAGATGAAGGCTATAAGATGCTAAACGGACTAGATATATTCGTATATAATACTGGTAGTCCAAAGCCAGGAGATCTAATGACTTTAACAGATGAGGATTGGAGAAATGCATTTAACTTACTGTTAATGAGTGCAGTAGTTGCAGTAAGAGAAGCAGGTAAAAGAATGGAAAAGGATGGAAGAATTATATTAGCTACCTCATTCACCTTAAAACAACCAATGGATAATCTGGATTTATCTAATGTGGTAAGACTGTCCTTGGCAGGTCTAATAAAAGTAGCCTCAAGGGAACTAGGACCTAAAGGTATTTTAGTGAACGGAATAATGCAGGGTTGGACGTTAACAGATAGGTTAAAAGAAGTTGTTAAGAATAGGGCAAAGAACGAGAATAAGACTGAGGAGCAGGTTATTGATGAAGTGACAAGAGATATTCCACTCAGGAGATTTGGAACCCCGGAGGAAGTTGCTAATGTTATAATATTTCTGGCTTCAAGTCTAGCAACTTATGTAAATGGTGTTTTAATACCAGTTGATGGTGGAGCTATTAGAGCTACGCTTTAA
- a CDS encoding dihydrodipicolinate synthase family protein gives MEGVVPAIVTPFKENEDIDFESLNLFLNFLERNGVKWIFALGSTGEFNMLSLSEKQEFIRKLREITKLKIVINVSENSLKNTLSLGKLAFDVGMEGIALIPPIYHKPSESGLISYFEEMSKLDLPLYVYAYPDKVPITYETISKLVKQDIIDGIKLTTDNLPLFKKYLGLKEIKNDLKILIGSDTLFVYSLIEGGNGCISAVANVAPELMMRAYQGVREGKLNESLEIQGMISKISDAIMSGDFPSGVKVALRYRGVSVGSVRRPLKESIEVNARIYSVLKELGM, from the coding sequence ATGGAAGGAGTAGTACCCGCAATAGTCACCCCCTTTAAGGAAAATGAAGATATTGATTTCGAATCTCTAAATTTATTTTTAAATTTTCTTGAGAGAAATGGAGTTAAATGGATATTTGCTTTAGGTAGTACTGGAGAATTTAATATGCTGAGCTTGAGTGAGAAGCAAGAGTTTATAAGAAAACTGAGAGAGATAACAAAACTCAAAATAGTAATCAATGTCTCTGAAAATTCTCTTAAGAACACACTCTCATTAGGTAAGCTAGCTTTTGATGTGGGCATGGAAGGAATTGCACTTATTCCTCCAATATATCATAAGCCTTCAGAAAGTGGGCTAATTAGCTATTTTGAGGAGATGTCGAAATTAGATCTTCCATTATATGTTTACGCATATCCTGACAAGGTTCCCATAACATATGAGACAATAAGTAAGTTGGTAAAACAAGATATTATAGATGGAATTAAGTTGACCACTGATAACTTACCTTTATTCAAGAAGTATTTGGGTCTAAAGGAAATTAAGAATGACCTGAAAATCCTGATAGGGAGCGATACTTTATTTGTATACTCACTAATTGAGGGTGGTAATGGATGCATATCGGCAGTAGCTAACGTTGCCCCAGAGTTAATGATGAGGGCATATCAGGGAGTAAGGGAAGGCAAGTTAAATGAGAGTTTAGAGATTCAAGGGATGATATCAAAGATAAGCGACGCAATAATGAGCGGAGATTTTCCCTCAGGTGTTAAAGTAGCCCTGAGGTATAGAGGGGTAAGTGTAGGAAGTGTAAGGAGACCCTTAAAGGAGAGTATTGAGGTGAATGCTCGTATATATTCAGTTCTGAAAGAGCTCGGAATGTGA
- a CDS encoding ATP-dependent nuclease, translated as MKLIEFYVNNFRSISSVKLTGLGGLNIIVGYNGYGKTNLLTAIYLFIKNLGAGLEKRNIEDRNGEYMLLWRDYDVSKLIKIGGVIEFNEQEVFRNTGRNGKIRVEVVNTLQYNNKFIEWSLESLSINGGTPTKDDLEIVKQLFSFASQAVEYVPIFDQYYFDSTMKRMIDMNRSPINMKRKWYDFVNLVSNTIPEIKGLEFWDGGKLVLNIQNLPIYIDLAASGFQRVILMLFILWLSGSKVLLLEEPEVNMYPTLQSKIMRLIKEWTNNDVFQVFVTTHSPYIVSSSVDSYVIMRKKNGVSSAISVRPEERLKKVLGLLKANISDVLFNRIIILASDLVEPPVIENWLKKIGLNRQELGITIFKASNDIELQLWLSLKNALDLNVIFLGLCEKIDNHLREFCVPLNREVENYYTKAKLIEVIKNFGIYPDEKELRDLTKEETYRWLVNVFKKRGIDYDKFRGSIGELVTTEDGAEMPKEMEILANKIKSFEETI; from the coding sequence ATGAAGCTTATTGAGTTTTACGTGAATAACTTCAGAAGCATATCCTCAGTCAAATTAACAGGTCTAGGAGGTCTAAATATAATAGTTGGTTATAATGGCTACGGAAAGACGAACCTCCTCACCGCCATATATCTATTTATAAAGAATTTAGGGGCAGGACTAGAAAAGAGAAACATTGAAGATAGGAATGGAGAATACATGCTTCTGTGGAGAGATTACGATGTTTCAAAACTAATTAAAATCGGCGGTGTAATAGAATTTAATGAACAAGAGGTTTTTAGGAACACGGGTAGAAACGGAAAAATCAGGGTTGAAGTAGTAAATACACTACAATACAATAATAAGTTCATTGAGTGGTCACTAGAATCTCTGAGTATAAATGGTGGAACACCTACAAAAGATGATTTAGAAATTGTTAAACAATTATTTTCCTTTGCATCTCAGGCTGTAGAGTATGTGCCAATATTCGATCAATATTACTTTGACTCTACTATGAAGAGAATGATAGACATGAATAGAAGCCCTATAAATATGAAGAGGAAATGGTATGATTTTGTAAACCTCGTCAGCAACACTATACCGGAGATTAAAGGTTTAGAGTTCTGGGACGGAGGAAAACTAGTATTAAACATACAGAACTTACCAATATATATTGACCTAGCTGCCAGTGGGTTTCAAAGAGTAATCTTAATGTTATTTATTCTATGGTTAAGTGGTAGCAAAGTTCTTTTACTGGAAGAGCCTGAGGTGAATATGTACCCCACTCTGCAGTCAAAAATCATGAGATTGATTAAGGAGTGGACTAATAACGATGTATTTCAGGTGTTCGTTACAACGCATTCTCCGTATATTGTTAGCTCTTCAGTTGACAGTTATGTTATAATGAGAAAGAAAAATGGAGTCTCCTCAGCTATTTCAGTTAGACCCGAAGAGAGATTAAAGAAAGTTCTTGGGCTGCTAAAGGCTAACATAAGTGACGTATTATTTAATAGAATAATAATATTGGCAAGTGATCTAGTTGAACCTCCTGTTATAGAAAACTGGTTAAAGAAGATTGGATTAAATAGACAGGAACTTGGAATTACTATATTTAAAGCATCTAACGATATTGAGTTGCAATTATGGCTCTCATTAAAGAACGCATTGGACTTAAATGTAATATTCTTAGGATTATGTGAGAAAATTGATAATCACCTTAGGGAATTCTGTGTCCCTCTAAACAGGGAAGTTGAAAACTACTATACCAAGGCAAAATTAATAGAAGTCATTAAGAACTTTGGAATATATCCTGATGAGAAAGAGTTAAGGGATTTAACGAAAGAGGAAACATACAGATGGTTAGTGAATGTGTTCAAAAAGAGAGGTATTGATTATGATAAGTTCAGGGGAAGTATAGGAGAACTAGTGACAACTGAAGACGGGGCTGAAATGCCTAAAGAGATGGAGATTTTGGCAAATAAAATTAAATCTTTCGAAGAAACTATATAA
- a CDS encoding NUDIX hydrolase, whose amino-acid sequence MERPLVAVGGVILKGNKVLLVKRRNPPNKGNWAIPGGKVEYGETLVDAVKREMKEETALDVEPIELLAVVEIIKEGYHYVIFDFICKVLNGELNPGSDATSADFLGLDELRRENVSPTTIEMLERYFNGEKTPLFIVEKSVTQTSK is encoded by the coding sequence ATGGAACGACCTTTAGTTGCAGTAGGAGGAGTAATACTCAAAGGCAATAAGGTTCTGTTAGTTAAAAGGAGAAACCCACCCAATAAGGGAAATTGGGCTATACCAGGAGGCAAAGTAGAATACGGTGAAACTCTAGTAGATGCTGTAAAAAGAGAAATGAAGGAGGAAACTGCCCTAGACGTGGAACCTATTGAGTTGCTAGCAGTGGTGGAAATAATAAAAGAGGGATATCACTACGTAATTTTCGACTTTATATGCAAAGTTTTAAACGGGGAATTGAATCCAGGAAGTGATGCCACAAGTGCAGATTTCCTAGGGCTTGATGAACTCCGTCGTGAGAACGTTAGCCCTACCACTATAGAGATGCTAGAGAGATACTTTAACGGAGAAAAAACTCCCTTATTTATAGTTGAAAAAAGTGTCACTCAAACCTCCAAGTAG
- a CDS encoding DNA-directed RNA polymerase subunit L — MEIKVIKEEQNYLELQIDGEEHTIGNLLKGMLLKVPGVKFAAYSLPHPLITSITIKILTDGSISAREALIKAIELAENYANLFIDEVKKI, encoded by the coding sequence GTGGAAATTAAAGTAATAAAAGAGGAACAAAATTATTTAGAATTACAAATAGACGGAGAGGAACACACAATAGGCAACTTACTTAAGGGAATGCTTTTGAAGGTACCAGGAGTGAAATTTGCTGCCTATTCCTTGCCTCATCCACTTATAACTAGTATAACGATTAAGATCTTGACCGATGGAAGTATATCAGCAAGGGAGGCATTAATTAAAGCAATAGAGTTGGCTGAAAACTATGCCAATCTATTCATAGATGAAGTGAAAAAAATTTGA
- the udg gene encoding type-4 uracil-DNA glycosylase yields the protein MELDEIANEIKVCRKCKLWMDRRNAVPGEGNPKAKVMFIGEAPGETEDEEGRPFVGSAGKLLTKLIEDTLGIKRDEVFITNVVKCRPPNNRDPEEDEITACSSYLDLQIRLIKPQVIVTLGRHSTSYILSKANIEFHSITKSRGKVYEWKIDDHVINIFPTYHPAAALYNPNLRSVLEEDFKMIRKLINVSKDSKRYTIEFFLGGEDRSRNKR from the coding sequence ATGGAGTTAGACGAGATAGCTAACGAAATCAAAGTTTGTAGAAAGTGTAAACTCTGGATGGACAGAAGGAACGCTGTTCCTGGTGAAGGGAATCCTAAGGCTAAAGTTATGTTCATTGGAGAAGCTCCAGGGGAAACAGAAGATGAAGAGGGAAGACCTTTTGTCGGTTCAGCTGGAAAACTACTCACTAAATTGATAGAAGACACGTTGGGTATCAAAAGAGATGAAGTTTTCATAACAAACGTTGTCAAATGCAGACCACCAAATAATAGGGATCCTGAAGAAGACGAGATCACCGCTTGTTCATCATACCTTGATCTCCAAATTAGATTAATAAAACCCCAAGTAATTGTCACACTAGGTAGACATTCAACTTCTTATATTCTCTCAAAGGCTAATATTGAATTCCATTCCATAACTAAAAGTAGGGGGAAAGTATATGAATGGAAAATTGATGATCACGTAATAAATATATTTCCAACTTATCATCCTGCTGCTGCATTATATAACCCAAATCTAAGGAGCGTACTTGAGGAGGACTTTAAGATGATAAGGAAACTTATAAACGTTTCGAAAGATTCAAAAAGATATACGATTGAATTCTTCTTAGGTGGAGAAGATAGATCTAGGAATAAAAGGTAA